Proteins found in one Subtercola endophyticus genomic segment:
- a CDS encoding aldo/keto reductase family protein yields the protein MRYRYLGNSGLKISELTYGNWLTHGSQVENDTAKACVRAALDVGISSFDTADVYANTQAEVVLGEALKGERRESLEIFTKVYGPTGPKGHNDTGLSRKHITESINGSLKRLQTDYVDLYQAHRYDVETPLEETMQAFADLVRAGKVLYIGVSEWNARQLREGHALAQQLGIQLVSNQPEYSMLWRVIEQEVEPVSRELGISQIVWSPIAQGVLTGKYTAGGPLPSGSRATDESGGAAMIKRWLQDDVLNAVARLAPIAADLGLTQAQLALAWVLSNDNVAAAIIGASRPEQVTSNAEASGVTLDPDVLALIDEIVGPLATTDPSLTQMPAARQV from the coding sequence ATGCGCTACAGATACCTCGGCAACAGCGGCCTCAAGATCTCAGAACTCACCTACGGAAACTGGCTCACTCACGGCTCGCAGGTCGAGAACGACACCGCGAAGGCGTGTGTGCGTGCGGCCCTCGACGTGGGAATTTCGAGCTTCGATACCGCCGACGTCTATGCCAACACGCAAGCCGAGGTCGTGCTCGGCGAGGCTCTGAAGGGCGAGCGCCGCGAGTCGCTCGAGATCTTCACGAAGGTCTACGGGCCCACCGGTCCGAAGGGTCACAACGACACGGGGCTGTCGCGCAAACACATCACGGAGTCGATCAACGGCTCGCTGAAGCGTTTGCAGACCGATTACGTCGATCTGTACCAGGCGCACCGCTATGACGTCGAGACTCCGCTCGAAGAGACCATGCAGGCGTTCGCCGACCTCGTGCGGGCCGGCAAGGTGCTCTACATCGGCGTGAGCGAGTGGAACGCCCGCCAGCTTCGCGAGGGTCATGCGCTTGCGCAGCAGCTGGGCATCCAGCTCGTTTCGAACCAGCCCGAATACTCGATGCTCTGGCGTGTGATCGAGCAAGAGGTCGAACCCGTTTCGCGCGAACTCGGCATTTCGCAGATCGTCTGGTCGCCCATCGCCCAGGGCGTTCTGACGGGCAAGTACACCGCGGGCGGGCCGCTGCCCTCGGGCAGTCGGGCGACCGACGAAAGCGGCGGCGCGGCCATGATCAAACGCTGGCTGCAGGATGACGTGCTCAACGCCGTGGCCCGGCTCGCGCCGATCGCCGCAGACCTCGGCCTCACCCAGGCCCAGCTGGCCCTGGCGTGGGTGCTGAGCAACGACAACGTCGCCGCCGCGATCATCGGTGCCTCGCGCCCGGAGCAGGTCACCTCGAACGCCGAGGCCTCTGGCGTGACGCTCGACCCCGACGTGCTAGCGCTCATCGACGAAATCGTCGGCCCGCTGGCCACCACAGACCCCTCCCTCACCCAGATGCCGGCCGCGCGCCAGGTGTAG